Within Bactrocera oleae isolate idBacOlea1 chromosome 6, idBacOlea1, whole genome shotgun sequence, the genomic segment CTGaacaaataaaagcacaaaGAAATATTCCATAAAACGCCGTTTCATTAAATTAGTGGCATTGTAAGAACTaatctttatatacatacttatacatataataaaggaTCAACGGCGCCGGTCATGTGCTCGCTTGTCATATGACATTTTTTCGCtgaatactaatttcctagactTACTCCAAATGTACTTTGGAAATGTGATTTCAATAATTTGAAAGTTAGCGTCGTCACTCAGGATGATCTTGACCCTGAAAGTGACGAAGATGATAGCATTACCATGAATAAGCTTAAACGTCTGCTTGATGACGAATGTTTGAATCTCACTACGtcctttgaaaaaaaatgcaacTGTTTTAAGTTGGCCATAGAAAAGGACATCATAGATATCAGAAAGGATGTcataaacataatttatcagAGCAAACGCATGGGTGATAAATGTGACGGACTTGATAGCAGACaaacatcaatttaaaattGACCCAAGAATTTCACCAGTGTTTCAGCACCAACAGTAGTAACAGAAATCAAATCACGTCTCTTACAATATCCCTAGTCCAATGAGACTTTTTTAATTGTCGATTACAACTTACCCATAATGCTGTCCTCGACAAGCTCGGCGGAGCAAAAGCTTTTGTAGCCGCCTACCGCTTCGCGCACAGCAGCATAATGCTTCCACACCGAAGGCGAGCCACCCGATACTTTCTGTTTCTCCTGCCTAAAAATACACAACAAATAatgtttgttaatattttaattcttaatttattACCTACCTGTATTTATTAgtgaaattatgtattttaatttttatttctgtggCCGTATAATTGTGGCCCGCTGTGTTCATTTCTCTCGACATCTCTTCGTAGATGTGGCTGTTCTTCCTAGTCGATCGAAGTTGTGGCGTTTTTTCTTGCCACAACTGTATTAGATCGGCTTCGGCAGCCTCGTCCCACATTACTCGCTTTTTCATAACACTACTTGCTATTTTCACTTAAGTATTTATTTCACACTTATTTtgccttaaattttttttcactttatttgtttgtttagtttttttacgTCAATGCTTTAAACACATTACGACTGCACGACGCGACGTAACTACAGCAATTTTCTTGTCTACAATGGCGTCTATGTGGACTTACACgttcaatatattgtatattaaacgCGATCCAGGATCGCGATATTTATTGAACGTGTAGCACGCATTATTGAAGGACTGCGACCCctatcacaaaatattttgaaatccgGATCGAGGACCGTGGATTGACCGTTAAACGTTCAATATTCATCGCGCTTTCCactatttttaacatatttgtttcaaaaactcgatttatttcgaataaatactGACGTGATAGTTAGTATAGCATTCATTCACTATCCATCAATCtttaatatcacaataaatattgaacgtgTGACAGGCGCCTTTAAGCCAGcttcttgaaaattttgaagACGGTAGCGACATATCAAATTGCTGATGTGCACAATTTCATTGTTGCCGTACTAAAATCTTtcacttcaatgaaatttagAATAATgttcaaagttaaattttttgtgcaaaaaatgagaaaataggtcgatttatttgttttataaacatAAAGTTTAATAAAACATGTAATATAGTAATTGTGAATAGGAATACTCAACTGTTTTCTCTACGCATTCACAATAATCAACCTATCTCTAGGTAAGCTAAACCAAACTTGGTGAAAACGGTTCTATAAGTTAAAGTTATCATCCAGTTAAATTACCAGCAGTTAAGGATACGTTTAACCACATAGATAAAGTTAACCAGGTATTGAGCAAACGGCCATAGCTATTTATATTAGACAAtcctgttatttttttaatccaacTAAAAGATACTCTAAATGCCAAAAAATGACAGTTACTTGCGTTGGCGTAAATAAAGTAATCGCTGCGATGAGGAATTTTTGCATTCGATAAGAAAAGCACATATCTATCAAACGGAATCTTAACAAATTACCGCACAAATTCAATCCATGGGTATATCACTGTTTTACcccattattgttgttttatttacaaataattatcCATCGTGTTGTTGGGACATAACACACAAGTAACTAATTCtgaaaaatagaattaaagtacaacataattcaaaaataaaggCATGGCATAAACACAAGCTAATTTTTTCCCGTAGGAAGGATACTGATATTTCGTAAAAACATCATTTGAGACATCCATCAACATGAACTCCAACATTCCCAAACTATTTGCAACATCaagcaaaattcaaattaaacaaCATGTTCCCAATGGCTCTATTAGGAAAGGTCCTCACGCTATAGAACGCAGTTTAGTTCCAGACGAAGTTGTTATTAAGCGTAGATTCGGTAATTTTAATTGCTTACTAAATCTAGTGATATTAAAAAAGCTATCAGATCTTGACGCGAACTTAAATGAGACAAGGTGTTAAGTTTGATTAAGTTCTTTTGAGACACCAATCAACGTACCAGGATAAATTGAAgcattatgaaatattttcttgcCGCAGATCTACAATCAACATGCAATCGGTCTAATAAAGTGAGTATAAGCTCGAAAGAAGGGTacagtataatatttttctctaaagcttttaaaaacaacttaacagttttttatagtGTGCAGTGTTAGTATCTAAAAGTATTGAAAACTTAGTCCTTATGTATTATGCGTGAGTTTGTGCAGTATATTTTGTGTCctattttttgttctttttacatattattttgcaatgttAAGGTTAGGTCGTTTTCAATAAACATCATTATATATCTACAATACTTTCAAAGTGTCTTGACAGATGAATcggatatataaaataattttttaacactgGATAACTTTGTtaattcaaaactttaaacattTGTGAGAATCACACTCACTGGTTCATTGTAAGTGGAGAGTGGCAAGGATAGAAcgataatattgtatattatattaaataaataaaattcttttctAGCCATAAGAAAAAGCAAAATACTACAATCAACAAATCAAACtccctacaacaacaacagagcaACTCAAACAACAATCAACATTCCATGAACTCGGGAAAACTTGGCAATTGATATCTTCTGACACATGCGGATTACAACAATCAACTCAAACATATTAAATGatgtaaatagaaatagaaCTTCATATACAATAACATAATACGTCATAACAATTGAAAGTTAATTTAATAAGTACTTACGGTTTATTGGAAATTTGAACTTCTCgctttaatttactttaacGTTTGGAAGAtgatgtttaaaattttgtttaatcttTTCAACAATACTGTTCAAAGTTCTTACCTATTATCATCTTAATTTatcaaaaagataaaaattaataaataaattaaaaatatttcgtggagttaaaattaaataattagcattgtaaaaaaatatattcctaaTTATTCAACACAAAATGCTGAAAGCTGCAATGGAAAATTGTTGATATACAAATCAAATTGCTTTTTTATATATCACTAATTTTGGCATTAATCGTGTTCACAGGTGAAGGTTCAAAGCCTTTGTTTCAAAGAGATGATATCGTGGTGAATCCAGAGAGTGTTACAAATACTGCAGATGCTCAAAACGACAAGCAAATTCAAGCCGAAACTAGAAACAACACAGAGGATATTTCCAATCGACGGCGAAAAGAACGTCACATTTCGActgtaagtaaaatataatatgtaaatcttAATCAAGTATAAAGttttaaaacttcaaatttttcaaactcAATTTAAAAAGGATTCCAGTAGTCCAGAGCGTTATCGAAAATATCACACTAGCCAAAAGAATGAGAGTGAAATTGGATCCAGCAATAATACCACGCGACGCACGAAAACAGCGAAACCTACTAGTGATGGCAAATATGCAGTTCGACGTGACGTATCGCCACCACCAAATCGTCACCGCAGGATTCCTgaaaaaattccatattttgTAGACGAAGTGAGGGAGCAAGACAGAATTCGACGTAAATATGGATCGACTAAAAATAAATCGCCTCCAGCGTCATCCAAATTTCGACGCAGACGTAGTATTTCAAAGTCACGCTCACGATCGCACTCTCGAGATTCAATGAAAACTAAACAACGTTCACAAACACGCAGAACTTATTTTCGTCGTTCAATTTCAGTGGATCGTTATATGGGTGACAATAGTAAACGGGAACGGGAAACAGAAAAATCACGTACAGATAAGGATTTGGGTGGGACACCGAGCCACTACTATCAACATACATCAAAAGATCGTGCTAAAAATTTGCGTAGACACCGAAGTTCTCGCACAAATTCAAGATCACGCACTCGTTCACGTGAACGTTCGTCGCGCATAGGTACACAAAGTAGCGAACGCCATAGATATCGTCATAATGATAATGACGAAAAGAATGGGAATGACGAAAGAAATCTGCCGCAACCGCAAATCATAACCATACCCGTGCCGGTTCCTGCGGATTTTATGAATTATGGTTATGTAAGTTGATTATGGTtaagttattatatataatattatatatacatatgtacgtgacATCTTCCTAATAGCTATTTCAGCTTAGTTTGTTTCGATTTTGTAGTatttgcaactgaaatacaGTTATTTGTCCATAGCTGTGAACAATATTCGTCataattaagaacaattttttttcgattttgtaGCCAACCTGGCCGACTCCAACGCAGTGGGCACCGCAACCGTCACGGTATGGAGCTCCCCCTTATCCTATGCCTACATTTTTGCCTGCTGTCTTACCACCATTGCGGCACCCAATGCCACCATATGGATTACCTCCGCAACCCATACGTTACGGTGGACCTGGTTATAGATTACCTTCACAATATGGTGCATCACGCCCTTGGCGACCCAATTTTcgatcaaaaaatttataaattgtgaCTGATAAATGTtgattaaatttgaataatatGTTTAGTGCACT encodes:
- the LOC106614108 gene encoding female-specific protein transformer isoform X2, yielding MLKAAMENCEGSKPLFQRDDIVVNPESVTNTADAQNDKQIQAETRNNTEDISNRRRKERHISTDSSSPERYRKYHTSQKNESEIGSSNNTTRRTKTAKPTSDGKYAVRRDVSPPPNRHRRIPEKIPYFVDEVREQDRIRRKYGSTKNKSPPASSKFRRRRSISKSRSRSHSRDSMKTKQRSQTRRTYFRRSISVDRYMGDNSKRERETEKSRTDKDLGGTPSHYYQHTSKDRAKNLRRHRSSRTNSRSRTRSRERSSRIGTQSSERHRYRHNDNDEKNGNDERNLPQPQIITIPVPVPADFMNYGYPTWPTPTQWAPQPSRYGAPPYPMPTFLPAVLPPLRHPMPPYGLPPQPIRYGGPGYRLPSQYGASRPWRPNFRSKNL
- the LOC106614108 gene encoding female-specific protein transformer isoform X1, with translation MNSNIPKLFATSSKIQIKQHVPNGSIRKGPHAIERSLVPDEVVIKRRFGEGSKPLFQRDDIVVNPESVTNTADAQNDKQIQAETRNNTEDISNRRRKERHISTDSSSPERYRKYHTSQKNESEIGSSNNTTRRTKTAKPTSDGKYAVRRDVSPPPNRHRRIPEKIPYFVDEVREQDRIRRKYGSTKNKSPPASSKFRRRRSISKSRSRSHSRDSMKTKQRSQTRRTYFRRSISVDRYMGDNSKRERETEKSRTDKDLGGTPSHYYQHTSKDRAKNLRRHRSSRTNSRSRTRSRERSSRIGTQSSERHRYRHNDNDEKNGNDERNLPQPQIITIPVPVPADFMNYGYPTWPTPTQWAPQPSRYGAPPYPMPTFLPAVLPPLRHPMPPYGLPPQPIRYGGPGYRLPSQYGASRPWRPNFRSKNL